Part of the Propioniciclava sp. MC1595 genome is shown below.
GCCTACGCCGGCCTCGCACCCGTCACGCACCGCTCCGGAACCAGCATCCGGGGCGAGTTCCCAGCCAGATCGGGAAACAAGCACCTCAAACGGGCCCTGTTCCTGTCATCGTTCGCCGCGCTCAGATCCGATCCCGTCAGCAGGGCCTAGTACGACCGGAAACGAGCCCAAGGCAAGAAACACAACGCCGCACTCATCTGCCTCTCCCGGTGAGGTTGACCCCGAATCCCGGACAGGTGGTTGTTTGGTCAGGCGGCTTGGAGGGCCGTCTGGTCGGCCTGTCGGGCCAGGTGGTGTTCGTACTGTAGTGGGCTGAGGTAGCCGATGCTGGAGTGGCGTCGGCGGGCGTTGTACCAGGCGTCGATCCAGGTGTAGGCGCCGCGGCGGGCGGCGCCGATCGTGGCGAACACGTGCCGGTGGTAGTACTCGTTCTTGAACGTTGACCAGAACGATTCGGCGGCCGCGTTATCCCAGCACACCCCGGTGCGTCCCATGGAGCGGAGCAGGTCCAGCTCGCCGCACAGGTCGGCCAGCTGCTGGCTGGTGTACTGGCAGCCCCGATCGGCGTGGAAGATGACTTTGCCGGGCAACTCGCCGCGTAGGGCGACGGCCTGGCGGAGCGCATCCTCGACCAGGTCGGCCCTGAGGTGGTCGGCGACGGTGCGGCCCAGGACCCGGCGGGTGTGGCCGTCACGGACGGTGCACAGGTAGGCCCAGCCCTCACCGGTGGCCAGGTAGGTGATGTCGGAGAACCAGGCGGCATCGCGGCGGCCTTGGTCGAACCGGCGCTTGACCAGGTCGGGTGCCGGGTCGGGGTTCGGGCCGGGCACCGTGGTCGGGGGATGCCAGGTACGCGGGCTGATCCCGGCTATCTCGGCTTGCCGCATGCATTTCGCGACCGTCTTGACCGACACCGTCTCCCC
Proteins encoded:
- a CDS encoding IS3 family transposase (programmed frameshift), encoding MSSMGSTRKRRTYTPEYRREAAHLVIDTDRTIATVAGEINVGAQLLGRWVQQERDRIGAPPEAPLDASERAELERLRRENTELRLDNEFLGKASLLRSEEHSRQECFEVIDAEKANYTISRMCRLLKVDRRRYYEWCRRQAAGRTRAEQRRAELTSKIVEFHKASDGTYGAPRILHDLRDAGETVSVKTVAKCMRQAEIAGISPRTWHPPTTVPGPNPDPAPDLVKRRFDQGRRDAAWFSDITYLATGEGWAYLCTVRDGHTRRVLGRTVADHLRADLVEDALRQAVALRGELPGKVIFHADRGCQYTSQQLADLCGELDLLRSMGRTGVCWDNAAAESFWSTFKNEYYHRHVFATIGAARRGAYTWIDAWYNARRRHSSIGYLSPLQYEHHLARQADQTALQAA